A window of the Vicingus serpentipes genome harbors these coding sequences:
- a CDS encoding TlpA family protein disulfide reductase encodes MKTIKKFKATIILSAIILITAGFMFKQQGGPAIGTKAPELAFNNPEGKEIKLSSLKGKLVLIDFWASWCGPCRRENPAVVAAYNKYKDKNFTNGKGFTIYSYSLDKDMNRWKGAITQDKLVWPYHVSDLLGWSAAGSRLYGVNSIPTNFLIDGKGTIVAKNLRGKALEEALEKLVKK; translated from the coding sequence ATGAAAACAATAAAAAAATTTAAAGCAACAATTATACTATCAGCAATAATTTTAATTACAGCTGGTTTTATGTTTAAACAACAAGGTGGACCAGCAATTGGAACAAAAGCTCCTGAATTAGCTTTTAACAATCCTGAAGGAAAAGAAATTAAACTATCTTCATTAAAAGGAAAATTAGTTTTAATAGATTTTTGGGCATCATGGTGTGGGCCATGCAGAAGAGAAAACCCTGCAGTTGTAGCAGCATACAATAAGTATAAAGATAAAAACTTTACTAACGGAAAGGGCTTTACTATTTATAGTTACTCTTTAGATAAAGACATGAATAGATGGAAAGGTGCAATCACTCAAGACAAATTAGTTTGGCCTTATCACGTAAGCGATTTACTTGGATGGAGTGCAGCAGGAAGTAGATTATATGGCGTAAATTCAATTCCAACTAACTTCTTAATAGATGGAAAAGGCACTATCGTTGCTAAAAACTTAAGAGGTAAAGCTCTTGAAGAAGCTCTTGAAAAATTAGTGAAAAAATAA
- a CDS encoding M61 family metallopeptidase gives MNKIVLSLLGLFISSFAIAQNDNTYKFHIDLTKVSSDMIQVTLDAPEIKSEKIIYNMPKMVPGTYSIYDFGQYAMDFEAFNKEGQALSVNRLDDNRWEIDNAATLDKISYWVEDTWDAKVTPLVFEPGGTNIEKDENIVLNNHGFFGYFDEMKTLKYELNVTRPDNFYGATGLTSIATNGNIDTYTINNYMDLVDAPIMYNVPDTSYLNVGGAEILVSVYSKNKTVTSKEIAVNIKDILEAQKNYLGGKLPIDKYAFIIYLYSGRSGSGGSGALEHSYSSFYYLPEMPAEQLSGIIVDVAAHEFFHIVTPLNIHSEEIGDFDFINPKMSKHLWMYEGVTEYFAGHVQVYEGMISPEEYLNTITGKIRGANYYKDELPFTEMSLGCLDEYKDQYGNVYQKGALIGMCLDILLRDETDGKIGMKDMMAILSEEYGKDKSFKDEVLFDKISSLSSPKVREFFTTYVEGKKALPLEELLGKVGVTYKTDVKVKEFSLGKIALGYNSETNRLKVMDNSNMNEFGIKLGYKNNDELISLNGEQLTPDNYEEVINKYKTETKEGDNISIVVARTEKGKTKNKTLKTKAFKVESSKKVLMEFDQNATEAQLKLRSQWLSKN, from the coding sequence ATGAACAAAATAGTACTAAGTTTATTGGGTTTATTCATTTCATCTTTTGCAATAGCTCAAAACGATAACACTTACAAATTTCATATTGATCTAACAAAGGTAAGTAGTGATATGATTCAGGTAACATTAGATGCTCCTGAAATTAAATCAGAAAAAATTATTTATAATATGCCTAAAATGGTTCCTGGAACATACAGCATATATGACTTTGGACAATATGCTATGGATTTTGAAGCATTTAACAAAGAAGGTCAAGCATTAAGCGTAAATAGACTTGATGATAACAGATGGGAAATAGATAATGCTGCAACACTTGATAAAATTTCTTATTGGGTAGAAGATACATGGGATGCAAAAGTTACGCCGTTAGTTTTTGAACCAGGAGGAACAAATATTGAAAAAGATGAAAATATTGTATTAAACAATCATGGTTTTTTCGGCTATTTTGACGAAATGAAAACGCTTAAATACGAATTAAACGTAACACGCCCTGATAACTTTTATGGAGCTACAGGTTTAACTTCTATAGCTACTAATGGAAATATAGACACCTATACAATCAACAACTATATGGATTTAGTTGATGCCCCGATAATGTATAATGTTCCTGATACATCTTATTTAAACGTAGGTGGTGCTGAAATTTTAGTTTCTGTATATTCAAAAAATAAAACAGTAACTTCTAAAGAAATAGCTGTAAATATTAAAGACATTCTTGAAGCACAAAAAAATTATTTAGGAGGTAAGTTGCCTATTGATAAATATGCATTTATTATATATTTATACTCTGGCCGAAGTGGCTCTGGTGGAAGTGGCGCACTAGAACACTCTTACTCTTCTTTTTATTACCTACCTGAAATGCCAGCCGAACAACTTTCAGGCATTATCGTTGATGTTGCTGCTCACGAGTTTTTTCATATTGTTACACCATTAAACATTCATTCTGAAGAAATTGGTGATTTTGACTTTATCAACCCTAAAATGTCGAAACACTTATGGATGTATGAAGGAGTTACAGAATACTTTGCAGGTCATGTACAAGTTTATGAAGGAATGATTTCTCCAGAGGAATATTTAAACACCATTACAGGAAAAATTAGAGGTGCTAATTACTATAAAGATGAACTTCCTTTTACTGAAATGAGTTTAGGTTGCTTAGATGAATATAAAGATCAGTATGGAAACGTATATCAAAAAGGTGCTCTAATTGGAATGTGCCTTGACATTCTTTTAAGAGATGAAACAGATGGAAAAATTGGAATGAAAGATATGATGGCTATACTTTCAGAAGAGTATGGAAAAGACAAATCATTTAAAGATGAGGTGCTTTTTGATAAAATCAGCAGTTTGTCATCACCTAAGGTTAGAGAATTCTTTACAACATACGTAGAAGGAAAAAAAGCATTACCTCTAGAAGAATTACTTGGAAAAGTGGGAGTAACATACAAAACAGATGTTAAAGTAAAAGAATTTAGCTTAGGAAAAATTGCTTTAGGTTACAACTCTGAAACAAACAGATTAAAAGTAATGGATAATAGCAATATGAATGAATTTGGAATTAAACTTGGCTATAAAAATAATGATGAATTAATTTCTTTAAATGGAGAACAATTAACTCCTGATAATTATGAGGAAGTTATTAATAAATATAAAACTGAAACAAAAGAAGGTGACAATATATCTATTGTAGTAGCAAGAACTGAAAAAGGTAAAACAAAAAACAAAACTTTAAAAACTAAAGCTTTTAAAGTAGAATCGTCTAAGAAAGTTTTAATGGAGTTTGATCAAAATGCAACTGAAGCACAATTGAAATTACGAAGCCAATGGTTAAGTAAAAACTAA
- a CDS encoding Smr/MutS family protein, whose amino-acid sequence MSKFTVDLHDSYTNSKAIEASLNDAFFYVYESKIKTLEIIHGKGSGQLKKRVLRYLNQSELKQKYHRVEKDSKNFGRTFVHFKY is encoded by the coding sequence ATGAGTAAGTTTACTGTCGATTTACACGATTCTTATACCAATTCAAAAGCTATTGAAGCATCATTAAATGATGCTTTTTTTTATGTGTATGAATCTAAGATTAAAACATTAGAAATTATACATGGAAAAGGTTCTGGACAACTAAAAAAAAGAGTTTTACGTTATTTAAATCAATCAGAACTTAAGCAAAAGTATCATAGAGTAGAAAAGGATAGTAAAAATTTTGGACGTACTTTTGTTCACTTTAAATATTAA
- a CDS encoding UbiD family decarboxylase: MIYSSTKHCVEDLEKHGHLIRIKEEVDPNLEMAAIHLRVFEKGGPAILFENIKGCEFQAVSNLFGTLDRSKFIFRNSFSKVKQLIELKNDPVKAIKSPYKNFSLGLLALKSLPKKVTTGPILYSETTIDKLPLIKCWENDGGAFVTLPQVFSLDPENKSILKSNLGMYRVQLNGNDYENNKEIGLHYQIHRGIGVHQTKANRQGKPLKVSIFIGGSPAHTVAAVMPLPEGLSELTFGGALAGKRFRYINKDGHTLSADADFVITGEIFENETKPEGPFGDHLGYYSLTHDFPVLKVDKVYHRKDAIWPFTIVGRPPQEDTQFGALIHELTGSAIPEEIAGLYEVNAVDAAGVHPLLLAVGSERYTPYQKIKQPQELLTIANNILGFGQLSLAKYLFISNKEDNPNLSCNNIKDFFTHILERVNWERDLHFQTNTTIDTLDYSGTGINQGSKVVIAAVGEKKRTLNSNCKIENSELVMPGIIATSFNPYTSSENAEKEINNYSLQIANQDLNGIMMILLVDDARFVAEELNNFLWVTFTRSNPANDIYGVNSYTKNKHWGCKGPLIIDARIKPHHAPPLIKNRDIEARVDKLGEKGGSLHGII; encoded by the coding sequence ATGATTTATTCTAGCACCAAACATTGTGTTGAAGATTTAGAGAAACATGGCCATTTAATTCGAATAAAAGAAGAGGTTGACCCTAATCTAGAAATGGCTGCCATTCACCTACGTGTGTTTGAAAAAGGCGGCCCAGCAATTTTATTTGAAAATATAAAAGGGTGCGAATTTCAGGCTGTTTCAAACCTATTTGGAACTTTAGATAGAAGTAAGTTTATTTTTAGAAATTCTTTTTCTAAAGTTAAACAACTTATTGAACTAAAGAACGATCCTGTTAAAGCTATAAAGTCACCATATAAAAACTTCTCATTAGGACTTTTAGCTCTTAAATCTTTACCAAAAAAAGTAACTACAGGTCCTATTTTATATAGCGAAACTACCATTGATAAGCTGCCGCTTATTAAGTGTTGGGAAAATGATGGCGGTGCCTTTGTTACCTTACCACAAGTTTTCTCTTTAGACCCTGAAAATAAATCTATACTTAAATCAAATTTGGGGATGTATAGAGTTCAATTAAATGGCAACGATTACGAAAACAACAAGGAAATTGGTTTGCATTATCAAATTCATCGCGGAATTGGAGTACATCAAACAAAAGCGAATAGACAAGGAAAACCTTTAAAGGTCAGCATATTTATTGGAGGCTCTCCTGCTCATACAGTTGCTGCAGTAATGCCTTTACCCGAAGGATTATCAGAATTAACTTTTGGAGGAGCTTTGGCTGGTAAAAGATTTAGATACATAAATAAAGACGGACATACATTGTCAGCTGATGCCGATTTTGTAATAACAGGGGAAATTTTTGAAAACGAAACAAAACCTGAAGGTCCATTTGGAGATCATCTAGGATATTATAGTTTAACCCACGATTTTCCAGTTTTAAAAGTAGATAAAGTTTACCATAGAAAAGACGCCATCTGGCCATTCACCATTGTTGGCCGTCCGCCTCAGGAAGACACACAATTTGGTGCTTTAATTCATGAATTGACTGGTAGTGCTATTCCTGAAGAAATTGCTGGATTATACGAAGTAAATGCTGTTGACGCAGCTGGTGTACACCCTCTTTTATTAGCTGTAGGTAGTGAACGCTATACTCCCTATCAAAAAATTAAACAACCTCAAGAGCTATTAACAATTGCAAACAACATTTTAGGTTTTGGCCAATTAAGTTTAGCAAAGTATTTGTTTATTTCTAATAAAGAAGACAACCCTAATTTAAGTTGCAATAACATCAAAGACTTCTTTACACATATATTAGAAAGGGTTAATTGGGAAAGAGATTTACACTTTCAAACCAATACAACTATTGACACATTAGATTATAGTGGAACAGGAATTAATCAAGGTTCAAAAGTAGTTATAGCAGCTGTAGGCGAAAAAAAGAGAACATTAAATTCGAATTGTAAAATTGAAAATTCTGAACTTGTAATGCCTGGTATAATAGCAACCTCTTTTAATCCATATACTTCATCCGAAAATGCTGAAAAAGAAATCAATAACTATTCTCTACAAATAGCAAATCAAGATTTAAATGGAATAATGATGATTTTGCTTGTTGATGACGCCCGTTTTGTTGCTGAAGAATTGAACAATTTTTTATGGGTTACATTCACAAGAAGTAATCCTGCAAATGACATTTACGGTGTAAATAGTTATACAAAAAATAAACATTGGGGATGTAAAGGCCCATTAATTATAGATGCTAGAATTAAACCTCATCATGCTCCTCCATTAATCAAAAACCGTGATATTGAAGCTAGAGTAGATAAACTTGGTGAAAAAGGCGGTTCGCTACACGGTATTATTTAA
- a CDS encoding nucleotide exchange factor GrpE translates to MSKKEKVEENENIEHNEEVVAEKDQQEQEAPKEKTEEEKAEEESNRYLRLYSEFENFRKRTQKEKLELFKTAAEDVLKDLIPVLDDLERAQKANETADNVESVKEGFTLIYDKLTKTLKQKGLEPLPSSIGEKLDIEKHEAITQIPAPTDDMKGKVIDEVEKGYSLNGKVIRYTKVVIGQ, encoded by the coding sequence ATGAGTAAGAAAGAAAAAGTTGAAGAAAATGAAAACATCGAACACAACGAAGAAGTTGTAGCTGAAAAAGACCAGCAAGAACAAGAAGCTCCAAAAGAAAAAACCGAAGAAGAGAAAGCTGAGGAAGAAAGTAATAGATACCTTAGATTGTATTCTGAATTCGAAAATTTTAGAAAAAGAACTCAAAAAGAAAAATTAGAGCTTTTTAAAACTGCTGCTGAAGATGTTTTAAAAGATTTAATACCTGTTTTAGATGATTTAGAAAGAGCTCAAAAAGCGAACGAAACAGCTGATAATGTTGAGTCTGTAAAAGAAGGTTTCACCTTAATATATGATAAATTAACAAAAACTCTAAAACAAAAAGGCCTTGAACCATTACCTTCAAGTATTGGTGAAAAATTAGACATTGAAAAACACGAAGCTATTACTCAAATTCCTGCCCCAACTGATGATATGAAAGGAAAAGTTATTGATGAAGTTGAAAAAGGCTACTCATTAAATGGTAAAGTAATTAGATATACAAAAGTTGTTATTGGACAATAA
- the dnaJ gene encoding molecular chaperone DnaJ, producing the protein MSKRDYYEILGVSKSASEAEIKKAYRKLAIQYHPDKNPDNKEAEEKFKEAAEAYEILSNPEKKQRYDQFGHAGMGGAAGGGFSGGGMNMDDIFSQFGDIFGGAFGGGGGFGGQRGGRRVRKGSNLRIKVKLTLEDVVNGVQKKIKVNKLVNAEGLTFKTCDTCKGSGQVTRIANTILGQMQTSSPCPHCGGDGKTIEKKPAGANEDGLIRKEELITIDIPAGVEDGMQLSVTGKGNAGPKDGIPGDLIVLVEEIPHERIKRDGTNLLYDHYLSFSDAALGASAEIPTVTGKVKINIEPGTQSGKVLRLKGKGVPNIQGYGNGDFLIYINVWTPQKLSKEEKKLLEKLQTSENFKPNPTHKDKGFFDRMKDYFN; encoded by the coding sequence ATGAGCAAGAGAGATTATTACGAAATATTAGGAGTTAGTAAAAGTGCATCAGAAGCTGAAATAAAAAAAGCATACCGTAAACTTGCAATTCAATACCACCCTGACAAAAATCCCGATAATAAGGAGGCAGAAGAAAAGTTTAAAGAAGCTGCCGAAGCATATGAAATTTTAAGTAATCCTGAAAAAAAACAACGTTATGACCAGTTTGGTCATGCTGGGATGGGCGGTGCTGCTGGAGGAGGATTTAGTGGTGGAGGCATGAACATGGATGATATTTTCTCACAGTTTGGAGATATATTTGGAGGTGCTTTTGGCGGAGGCGGAGGCTTTGGAGGCCAGCGTGGAGGAAGAAGAGTTCGTAAAGGAAGTAACCTAAGGATTAAAGTAAAACTTACTTTAGAAGATGTAGTAAATGGTGTTCAGAAAAAGATTAAGGTTAACAAGTTAGTTAATGCCGAAGGATTAACATTTAAAACATGTGATACCTGTAAAGGTAGTGGTCAAGTTACTCGAATCGCAAATACAATTTTAGGCCAAATGCAAACTTCATCACCTTGCCCACATTGTGGCGGAGATGGAAAAACCATTGAAAAAAAACCTGCTGGTGCAAATGAAGATGGATTAATTAGAAAAGAAGAATTAATCACTATTGATATACCTGCTGGTGTTGAAGATGGAATGCAACTTTCTGTTACAGGAAAAGGAAACGCTGGTCCAAAAGACGGAATACCTGGAGATTTAATTGTGTTGGTTGAAGAAATACCACATGAAAGAATAAAAAGAGATGGAACAAATCTTTTGTATGATCATTACTTAAGTTTTAGTGATGCGGCATTAGGTGCTTCAGCAGAAATACCAACTGTAACAGGGAAAGTAAAAATTAACATAGAACCTGGAACACAAAGTGGAAAAGTACTTAGATTAAAAGGTAAAGGTGTACCAAACATACAAGGATATGGAAATGGTGATTTTTTAATTTACATAAATGTTTGGACCCCTCAAAAACTATCTAAAGAAGAAAAGAAATTATTAGAAAAATTACAAACGTCTGAGAACTTCAAACCAAACCCAACTCATAAAGACAAAGGTTTTTTTGACAGAATGAAAGATTACTTTAACTAA